A stretch of the Vulcanisaeta souniana JCM 11219 genome encodes the following:
- a CDS encoding 2,5-diamino-6-(ribosylamino)-4(3H)-pyrimidinone 5'-phosphate reductase — MIVKCCLKPTPSSSNYTNQWFNVTNNQVIPQSLGKTYCISAMLLDINNTRYFIIPQLTSAKIMNRPYVIIVSAATLDGRIASKTGYSRLSCPFDLKRLHEVRASVDAIMVGANTVINDDPTLTPRYVKAIKNPIRVVIDGKLRIPLTAKVVTNKEAPTIIVTTEQADRNKTAQLINMGVEVWVMSKERVNLRDVLDRLFMEKGVKKVLVEGGGRLNWELIKEGLVDEVRLTISPYVFGAGTSFIEGEGYPTTMEGPRLRLKSVNMCECGNEVLLDYVIEKG, encoded by the coding sequence ATGATCGTGAAATGCTGTTTAAAACCCACACCAAGTAGTTCCAACTACACTAATCAGTGGTTCAACGTAACAAATAATCAAGTCATCCCACAATCGTTAGGCAAGACCTACTGCATATCCGCGATGCTCTTAGACATAAACAACACTAGATACTTTATTATTCCCCAATTAACTAGCGCCAAGATAATGAATAGACCCTATGTAATAATAGTCTCGGCAGCCACATTAGACGGCAGAATAGCCAGTAAGACCGGTTACTCAAGGCTTTCATGTCCCTTCGACCTCAAGAGACTCCACGAGGTTAGGGCAAGTGTCGACGCAATAATGGTTGGGGCTAATACCGTAATTAATGATGACCCAACACTAACGCCCAGGTACGTTAAGGCTATTAAGAACCCCATAAGGGTTGTCATTGATGGCAAATTAAGAATACCACTAACGGCTAAGGTAGTCACAAATAAGGAGGCACCAACTATAATAGTCACCACGGAACAGGCAGATCGTAATAAAACCGCTCAATTAATAAACATGGGCGTTGAGGTATGGGTAATGAGTAAGGAACGCGTTAACCTTAGGGACGTCCTTGATAGGCTGTTCATGGAGAAGGGCGTTAAGAAAGTCCTTGTGGAGGGTGGTGGGCGCCTTAATTGGGAATTAATTAAGGAGGGGCTTGTGGACGAGGTTAGGCTTACGATATCGCCATACGTGTTTGGAGCAGGTACGTCATTCATAGAGGGCGAGGGATACCCAACAACAATGGAGGGACCGAGGTTAAGGCTTAAGTCCGTTAATATGTGTGAGTGTGGTAATGAGGTATTGCTTGACTATGTCATTGAAAAAGGCTAA
- a CDS encoding DUF72 domain-containing protein, which produces MRDILVGTCGFPTARSRYYSLFKVVELQETFYDLPTQERMSKLGREAPADFQFAVKVFQGLTHTSDSPTWRRMRRARLTGDLSNYGLLRPTRENLELWDEFVNVVKPLNSAFYVFQTPPSMEVNEDTVRGIIEFFRTIGGSDRIGWEPRGVSYNNVDLLRRVFEETGIVHVVDPFKHEVLVPRDITYFRLHGIGKGEVNYSYKYTDDDLGRLKAIVDGAESSTVYVMFNNVHMLNDALRFMKLIGK; this is translated from the coding sequence ATGAGGGACATCTTAGTAGGTACCTGTGGATTTCCCACGGCGCGATCAAGATATTATTCGTTATTTAAAGTTGTGGAATTGCAGGAAACCTTTTATGACTTGCCAACGCAGGAGAGGATGAGTAAACTGGGGAGGGAGGCTCCTGCTGATTTTCAATTTGCTGTTAAGGTATTTCAGGGATTGACGCACACGAGTGATTCGCCGACTTGGCGTAGAATGAGGAGGGCTAGGTTGACGGGTGATTTAAGTAATTATGGCTTGCTTAGACCCACGAGAGAGAATCTGGAACTTTGGGATGAATTTGTTAATGTGGTTAAGCCCCTTAATTCTGCATTCTATGTTTTCCAAACACCACCATCCATGGAGGTGAATGAGGACACTGTTAGGGGGATTATCGAGTTCTTTCGCACAATAGGTGGCAGTGATAGGATTGGTTGGGAACCGAGGGGCGTTAGTTATAATAATGTTGATTTACTAAGGCGGGTCTTTGAGGAGACGGGTATTGTGCATGTTGTTGATCCCTTTAAGCATGAGGTTCTTGTTCCTCGTGACATAACCTACTTCAGGCTCCATGGGATTGGTAAGGGCGAGGTTAACTACTCGTATAAGTACACTGATGATGACCTTGGGAGACTTAAGGCTATTGTTGATGGTGCTGAGTCGTCCACCGTATACGTGATGTTTAATAACGTGCACATGCTTAATGATGCCCTCAGATTCATGAAGTTAATTGGGAAGTGA
- a CDS encoding Rossmann-like domain-containing protein, which produces MSTFSKQVAEKVLKLLGNDRIEVLDKCNCLNYTYVLIGTGLGEFLGIAYTPAEDLRAGEVGVVPRVEELPELVVNLDSLVRALGIALINAISHYLVMREGFRLSQGDLKSEILRFVKPPCTACFVGSITPVAEALRGRCSVYQLERRSDLRHGSYPDVDAPLIIPRCDILVITGSAMVNNTIDQLLAMRRGGAVTVLSGPTAATYPSVLHGLGIDVIGSSLVKEPRSVIELLKLGAGYRLLDRKGLLFKYVSVRSTYNG; this is translated from the coding sequence ATGAGCACCTTCAGTAAGCAGGTCGCTGAGAAGGTTCTGAAGCTTCTCGGTAATGACCGTATTGAGGTTCTCGATAAGTGCAACTGCCTCAATTATACCTATGTGCTTATAGGCACAGGGCTTGGGGAGTTCCTTGGCATTGCCTATACGCCAGCTGAGGATTTGAGGGCTGGCGAAGTTGGTGTCGTCCCTAGGGTTGAGGAACTCCCAGAGCTTGTCGTTAACTTGGATTCACTGGTTAGGGCCTTGGGGATTGCATTGATTAACGCCATATCCCATTACTTGGTTATGCGTGAAGGATTCAGGCTTTCTCAGGGTGATTTAAAGAGTGAGATCCTGAGATTCGTTAAACCCCCGTGCACGGCTTGTTTTGTTGGTAGTATTACGCCGGTTGCAGAGGCGCTCAGGGGTAGGTGCAGTGTTTATCAGCTGGAAAGGAGGAGCGACTTGAGGCATGGTAGTTATCCTGATGTTGATGCGCCACTCATAATACCGAGGTGCGATATACTCGTTATAACGGGCTCTGCGATGGTGAATAACACAATTGATCAATTACTAGCCATGAGGAGGGGTGGGGCGGTCACCGTATTGAGCGGACCCACGGCCGCTACCTATCCCTCAGTGCTGCATGGATTGGGCATTGACGTCATCGGTAGTTCCCTGGTTAAGGAGCCTCGTTCCGTCATTGAGTTACTTAAGCTTGGAGCCGGCTATAGATTACTTGATAGGAAGGGGCTATTGTTTAAGTATGTGTCTGTAAGAAGCACTTATAATGGGTAG
- a CDS encoding DUF6884 domain-containing protein, with protein sequence MGRRVAVIINCSRRKSVNDEQVVKRLGGMPGFDLEREDEYRKLLSDLMRPALDMYDGPEFRVLRRFRGCADVFVFSARYGVISGDRWIIPYDAYLGNADESVLDKWMAYGNPDLNQLVSGRWDYVIIRLTKTYMRYFRKLVDPCKLGDDLHIITSRGNAFNCGNAVYHHIRGFGDSQSVLRKLLMEKCSFHP encoded by the coding sequence ATGGGTAGGAGGGTTGCCGTCATTATTAATTGCAGCAGGAGAAAGTCAGTTAATGATGAGCAAGTCGTGAAGAGACTCGGTGGAATGCCTGGTTTTGACCTTGAGCGTGAGGATGAATATAGGAAGCTACTGAGTGATCTAATGAGACCTGCCTTAGACATGTATGATGGACCTGAGTTCAGAGTGCTCAGGCGTTTTAGGGGTTGTGCCGATGTTTTTGTGTTTTCGGCTAGGTATGGTGTAATAAGTGGTGATAGGTGGATAATACCCTACGATGCTTACCTGGGTAATGCCGATGAGTCCGTATTGGATAAATGGATGGCTTATGGCAATCCTGACCTGAACCAATTGGTAAGTGGTAGGTGGGATTACGTGATTATTAGGTTAACTAAGACCTACATGAGGTATTTCAGGAAGTTAGTTGATCCGTGTAAATTAGGGGACGATTTGCATATAATCACCAGTAGGGGTAACGCCTTTAATTGTGGTAATGCGGTTTATCACCATATTAGGGGTTTTGGCGATTCCCAATCAGTACTGAGGAAACTGTTAATGGAAAAGTGTTCTTTCCATCCCTAA
- a CDS encoding APC family permease: protein MINNANNGERNSTDTVELRRVLGFWDVFFASLGGQSPFLSDLTYASAVLAIAGLAGPVAVMIGTIIAFINGFVVARLSKRITETGGYYKYATKYLGGRPTGFFIGWNYLFYAIPYGATYVIGASYLAQWILGIPWQISLPISLATTTVLAYLGIRISAKYAIFSGSLEMVALILISVTLLLISHGMFFNPFIYVSSISLPTLMIAVVYAIAIPTGYGTIAPLSGEVRKARETISRAVEAVIITGGALAALAIYSTAVASLSFMNIHELVSFLSEAAGKGLSPVIIILHHFLGMLLDPIVIFAMINDGVLGSLAYVLASSRTLYAMASDGQLPNALSLVNSKGNPVISVLISALTLDAIALVTTYLLGPFNAFLLLGFLSMLANLIVHLSSNLALFRAATIKMKAVLYGVDTMRSLDKAVAIAAALITIFTAIESTLGINLVKLMPYFISLVIITLYLVIKALIARRGFFKAGIHNYRMIK, encoded by the coding sequence ATGATCAATAATGCAAATAATGGTGAACGTAATAGTACGGATACCGTAGAATTGCGTAGAGTACTTGGGTTTTGGGACGTATTCTTTGCAAGCCTAGGTGGTCAATCACCATTCCTCAGTGACCTGACCTACGCCTCGGCAGTTCTAGCTATAGCTGGCCTAGCGGGGCCCGTGGCAGTAATGATCGGTACTATTATTGCCTTCATCAATGGATTCGTGGTTGCGCGATTAAGTAAGAGGATCACTGAGACGGGCGGTTATTATAAGTATGCAACTAAGTACCTTGGCGGTAGGCCAACGGGTTTCTTCATCGGTTGGAACTACCTATTCTACGCAATACCCTATGGCGCCACGTATGTGATTGGTGCCTCGTACCTGGCCCAATGGATTTTGGGAATCCCCTGGCAGATAAGCCTACCCATATCACTGGCAACAACAACAGTATTGGCATATCTGGGCATCAGGATCTCGGCTAAATACGCCATCTTCTCTGGTTCACTCGAGATGGTTGCATTAATATTAATATCCGTAACCTTGTTACTAATCTCGCATGGTATGTTCTTTAATCCGTTCATTTACGTATCTTCTATATCGTTGCCCACATTAATGATTGCCGTAGTTTACGCAATAGCAATACCCACAGGTTACGGCACAATCGCGCCGTTGAGCGGTGAGGTTAGGAAGGCAAGGGAGACCATTAGCCGCGCGGTTGAGGCAGTTATAATTACTGGAGGTGCCCTAGCTGCATTGGCCATTTACTCAACGGCAGTTGCCAGCTTATCATTCATGAATATTCACGAACTTGTTAGCTTCCTAAGTGAGGCAGCTGGTAAGGGTTTGTCACCAGTCATAATAATACTGCATCATTTCCTCGGTATGTTACTTGATCCAATAGTAATATTTGCCATGATAAATGACGGCGTACTTGGTAGTCTCGCCTATGTACTTGCATCATCAAGGACGCTATATGCCATGGCTAGTGACGGTCAATTACCGAATGCATTATCCCTAGTTAATAGCAAGGGTAATCCCGTTATTTCCGTACTAATTAGTGCATTGACGCTTGATGCCATTGCATTAGTAACGACCTACCTACTCGGCCCATTTAACGCGTTTTTACTCCTTGGTTTCTTATCAATGCTTGCTAACCTAATAGTTCACCTATCATCTAATCTTGCCCTATTTAGAGCGGCGACTATTAAAATGAAGGCTGTACTGTATGGAGTTGATACCATGAGGAGTTTAGATAAGGCCGTGGCTATTGCAGCGGCGTTAATAACGATATTTACAGCAATAGAATCCACACTGGGCATAAACCTTGTTAAGTTGATGCCCTACTTCATTAGTCTAGTTATAATTACATTATACCTAGTGATAAAGGCATTAATAGCACGAAGAGGATTTTTCAAAGCCGGAATCCATAACTACAGAATGATCAAATAA
- a CDS encoding amidohydrolase family protein: MIIDFHACPSTDLLSIRNKLSLIKVMRAVLQPIDALPLLHILPNEFFTELSIEDPHSALLWGKYIERLTSLWSPRMYDNMKVWYEASTNDYDFFIPFASINPALGAKYVHEKLSELDNLGVQGIVVSPTLQLFDPVKAKAFRPILEYVERKDLLLVMHLDPCPRDVGICFKNLMPDALSEVLDRYSIRMVLSALGISESMIYPWLERITRLMKRYDKVYIETSGISCILFNTLIGRNAVKSIGAERILYGGGYPFLRFRQVIKNLNCVESSELSKRDLEAVLYDNAFDLLRDMGVSIDDEKIEEQKVI, encoded by the coding sequence ATGATAATTGATTTCCATGCATGCCCCTCCACGGACTTGCTCTCTATTAGGAATAAACTTTCGTTAATTAAAGTCATGAGGGCCGTTTTACAGCCAATAGATGCGCTTCCACTACTTCATATATTGCCGAATGAATTCTTTACAGAGTTATCTATAGAGGACCCCCACTCTGCGTTGCTTTGGGGTAAGTATATAGAGAGATTAACGAGTCTGTGGTCGCCGAGAATGTACGATAACATGAAGGTTTGGTATGAAGCATCAACAAATGATTATGATTTCTTCATACCCTTTGCCAGTATTAACCCTGCGCTTGGCGCCAAGTACGTCCATGAGAAGCTCAGTGAACTGGATAATTTAGGTGTCCAGGGTATTGTGGTGTCACCAACCCTTCAATTATTCGACCCAGTAAAGGCCAAGGCCTTCAGACCGATCTTAGAGTATGTGGAGAGGAAGGATTTGTTGTTGGTAATGCATTTGGATCCGTGCCCACGTGATGTAGGTATATGCTTCAAGAACCTAATGCCTGATGCGCTCAGCGAGGTCCTTGACAGGTATAGTATTAGAATGGTCCTGTCCGCACTAGGAATTTCCGAGAGTATGATATACCCATGGCTCGAAAGAATAACGAGGCTAATGAAGAGGTATGACAAAGTATACATAGAAACTTCTGGCATATCATGCATACTATTCAACACCCTAATTGGTAGAAATGCAGTGAAGTCAATAGGTGCAGAGAGAATACTATATGGCGGCGGTTATCCGTTCTTAAGGTTTAGACAAGTGATTAAGAACTTAAATTGCGTTGAGTCATCTGAACTATCTAAACGTGATTTAGAAGCCGTACTATATGACAACGCTTTTGACCTACTTAGAGACATGGGCGTGAGTATTGATGATGAGAAAATTGAAGAACAAAAGGTAATATAA
- a CDS encoding long-chain fatty acid--CoA ligase, whose translation MSINEEFVEKAQEFYDYPLTLLNLIKWGVDTFPEQEVIYAPPDAPKLRLTFAQVWDRVRRLASALEQLGVKPGDPKRLGTRVGVLEWNSHRYLELYYAVPGLGATLHTVNIRYSPEDLVYTINHAGDEILFIKDEFMPLLQAILPKLKTIRKVVVMSDKPEPPQVKLPGIEVYEYEDLIKRSNPYEFGDVDERTVATLFYTSGTTGLPKGVFFTHRQLVLHAMGISISTAAPPYELTIKDVVMPLVPMYHVHAWGGPHAMFLTGQRYIYTGRMDWGYILKTISEEKVTYVFGVPVILYLLLTHPDSSKYDLKGLKYGNGGSAIPEGLYKLARSRGIIVINGYGLSETAPVIAQALFKTQSLNWPEDKKENFLMKGLRQIPLVFLRVVDDQGRDVPRDGKTIGELVVRAPWLTPAYYKDPGKTKDLWRGGWLHTGDVAVWDSDGYIWIMDRLKDVIKSGGEWIVSTRLEDIISTHPAVGEVAVIGVPHPQWGERPVAVVVPRPGKKITEDDIKNYLMKFVEKGEIPKWWVPDKVIISERELPKTSTAKADKKALRELYKNVLSS comes from the coding sequence ATGTCCATTAATGAGGAATTCGTGGAAAAAGCCCAGGAGTTCTATGATTATCCTTTGACGCTTCTTAACCTGATAAAGTGGGGTGTCGATACATTTCCTGAACAAGAGGTCATTTATGCGCCGCCGGATGCCCCCAAGTTAAGGTTAACATTCGCCCAGGTTTGGGATAGGGTTAGGAGACTTGCTTCAGCTCTTGAGCAACTTGGTGTTAAGCCTGGTGATCCCAAGAGACTGGGTACAAGGGTTGGTGTTTTGGAGTGGAATTCGCACAGGTACCTGGAGCTTTATTATGCGGTTCCCGGACTTGGTGCCACGCTCCATACTGTGAATATTAGGTACTCACCAGAGGATTTGGTATACACAATTAACCATGCAGGCGATGAAATACTATTCATTAAGGATGAGTTCATGCCACTACTCCAGGCAATACTGCCTAAGCTCAAGACCATTAGGAAAGTCGTAGTTATGAGTGATAAGCCAGAACCGCCTCAAGTCAAGCTTCCAGGTATTGAGGTTTATGAATATGAGGATTTAATAAAGAGGTCAAACCCGTATGAGTTTGGGGATGTTGATGAAAGAACCGTGGCAACCCTATTCTACACCTCAGGCACCACTGGTCTGCCCAAGGGCGTGTTCTTCACACACAGACAACTGGTGTTACATGCAATGGGAATTTCAATATCAACGGCAGCGCCGCCCTATGAGCTCACAATTAAGGATGTGGTAATGCCCCTCGTGCCAATGTACCACGTACATGCCTGGGGAGGCCCACATGCCATGTTCCTTACAGGCCAGAGGTACATCTATACTGGACGTATGGATTGGGGCTACATATTGAAGACTATCAGTGAGGAGAAGGTTACATACGTATTCGGCGTGCCAGTAATACTATACCTACTCCTTACGCACCCTGATTCCTCGAAATACGACTTAAAGGGCCTTAAGTATGGTAATGGTGGCTCGGCAATACCAGAAGGTCTCTATAAGTTGGCTAGGTCTAGGGGTATAATTGTGATTAATGGCTATGGGCTATCAGAGACGGCGCCAGTGATTGCCCAGGCATTGTTTAAGACACAGTCCCTTAATTGGCCTGAGGATAAGAAGGAGAACTTCTTAATGAAAGGTCTCAGACAGATACCACTGGTGTTTCTTAGGGTTGTTGATGACCAGGGTAGGGATGTTCCAAGAGACGGTAAGACAATTGGTGAACTGGTGGTTAGGGCACCATGGTTAACGCCAGCTTACTATAAGGACCCAGGGAAGACTAAGGATTTGTGGCGTGGTGGTTGGTTACACACTGGCGATGTGGCGGTTTGGGACAGTGATGGGTATATTTGGATCATGGATAGACTTAAGGATGTGATCAAGAGCGGCGGTGAGTGGATCGTTAGTACTAGGCTTGAGGATATAATAAGCACGCATCCAGCCGTGGGTGAGGTTGCCGTTATTGGGGTGCCCCATCCTCAGTGGGGTGAGAGGCCCGTGGCTGTCGTGGTGCCTAGACCAGGGAAGAAGATCACAGAAGATGACATTAAGAACTACCTAATGAAGTTCGTGGAAAAGGGCGAAATACCAAAATGGTGGGTTCCAGACAAGGTAATAATCAGTGAGAGGGAATTACCAAAGACAAGTACAGCTAAGGCCGATAAAAAGGCGCTTAGGGAACTTTATAAGAACGTGTTAAGCAGCTGA
- a CDS encoding acyl-CoA dehydrogenase family protein, which translates to MTDILDLFPQYTEELKLLRKTTREFAQRNFSPELAREYEKKEEFPWDLYKKAGELGLLAPSIPTDYGGGGFSTYLADIVVTEELVRAEPTLGLAIMAGPFTSHMLYFFGTEEQRKKYLPPIYKGENTFFGAYTEPEHGTDITQLNTVAEKKGDKYIIKGMKTFITNAPTAKYGLLLAQTEPEKRHRGQTLFIIHTDWPGVTIRRLTGKMGQRTIPVGEIYLDNVEVPAENVLGGEDKGRNQGFYWTLAYFNVSRIGVATLGLGIALAAFDKALEYSQKRTQFGQQLVNFEIIQEKLARMAMYIEAARSLIYRAAYYIDDYLKFKIDPRAMGALSGAAKVYGTELANYVVDEAIQIHGGYGYFEEFDVERYWRDHRVTRIYEGTNEINLLTITDALRRGVWKP; encoded by the coding sequence ATGACCGATATATTAGACTTGTTCCCACAATACACTGAGGAACTAAAACTACTAAGGAAAACCACAAGGGAATTCGCACAGAGGAACTTCTCGCCTGAACTTGCCAGGGAGTATGAGAAGAAGGAGGAGTTTCCATGGGATCTTTACAAGAAGGCCGGTGAGCTCGGTTTACTGGCTCCATCAATACCCACTGATTATGGTGGTGGTGGGTTCTCAACATACCTAGCCGACATAGTCGTCACCGAGGAACTAGTGAGGGCTGAACCCACGCTGGGGCTTGCAATAATGGCTGGTCCCTTCACATCCCACATGCTTTACTTCTTCGGTACCGAGGAACAAAGAAAGAAGTACCTACCACCTATTTACAAGGGTGAGAACACATTCTTCGGAGCATACACAGAGCCAGAGCATGGTACTGACATCACTCAGTTAAATACAGTTGCAGAGAAGAAGGGTGATAAGTACATTATTAAGGGCATGAAGACATTCATAACAAACGCACCCACAGCAAAGTACGGACTACTCCTAGCGCAGACTGAACCCGAAAAGAGACACAGAGGACAAACTCTGTTTATAATACACACAGACTGGCCTGGCGTAACGATCAGGCGACTAACGGGCAAAATGGGACAAAGAACAATACCAGTTGGTGAGATTTACCTCGATAACGTTGAGGTACCTGCCGAAAACGTATTGGGCGGGGAGGATAAGGGCCGAAACCAGGGCTTTTACTGGACTCTGGCGTACTTCAATGTATCAAGGATTGGCGTGGCTACCCTAGGCCTTGGCATCGCATTGGCCGCCTTCGACAAGGCGCTGGAGTATTCACAGAAGAGGACTCAATTTGGCCAGCAATTAGTGAACTTTGAAATAATCCAAGAGAAACTGGCCAGGATGGCTATGTACATTGAGGCCGCTAGGTCATTGATTTACAGGGCTGCGTATTACATTGATGATTACCTGAAGTTTAAGATCGATCCAAGGGCCATGGGGGCTCTCTCAGGTGCTGCCAAGGTTTATGGAACGGAACTCGCTAATTACGTGGTTGATGAAGCAATACAAATCCACGGCGGTTATGGATACTTCGAGGAATTTGATGTGGAAAGGTACTGGAGAGATCACAGGGTTACGAGGATTTACGAAGGAACTAACGAAATAAACCTGCTAACAATAACCGATGCACTAAGAAGAGGTGTTTGGAAACCCTAA
- a CDS encoding 4-hydroxyphenylacetate 3-hydroxylase N-terminal domain-containing protein, whose product MPRSPTDYVNSVKDGRVVYYRGKRVDDITTHPVISIAVRHASDLFGVKERLYEDPNYGLVSKYFRIPRNTNDLLDRYKLIYEDTLRFDGLFNIVQAIGSDALFSLMIIAKKVDKRYGTNYYSRVMKYYEHVVRNDLAMAVAQTDVKGNRAKRPHEQEDKDMYLRVVEVRDDGIVVNGAKIHTTQGPVANEIIVLPYRALVENDKDYAVAFAVPANTKGLKFIVRPVLEYDGNPNAVNAASRFEVEALIVFDHVFVPWDRVFMFREWDLAGQLAWTFATYHRFTAISYRAATANLYLGASLYAARANGIENAPHVRDWLVQMIMYKEVLSMGAMAAALEPWIDEGIAIPNPVYTNVSKLYANAHFIDVVHGLIDIAGGLIATMPSHDDYANTEERQYISKYLRGAIDGDTRYKIMSLVRELGASHLMGYLLTAMIHAEGSEVASKIGMLREYNYKEAEELINRILNKIKI is encoded by the coding sequence ATGCCTAGATCGCCAACTGACTACGTAAATTCCGTTAAAGATGGTAGAGTTGTTTACTACAGGGGCAAGAGAGTTGATGATATAACAACACACCCAGTAATTAGTATAGCGGTTAGGCATGCATCGGATCTGTTTGGTGTTAAGGAAAGGCTCTATGAAGACCCTAATTATGGTCTCGTGAGTAAATACTTTAGGATACCCAGGAACACGAATGATTTGCTCGATAGGTATAAGTTGATTTATGAGGATACTCTTAGGTTTGACGGCTTGTTTAACATAGTACAAGCCATTGGCAGTGATGCGCTTTTCTCATTAATGATAATTGCCAAGAAGGTTGATAAGAGGTACGGCACTAACTACTACAGCAGGGTAATGAAGTACTACGAGCATGTCGTTAGGAATGATTTGGCAATGGCAGTTGCGCAGACAGATGTTAAGGGCAACAGGGCCAAGAGACCCCACGAGCAGGAGGACAAGGACATGTACCTGAGGGTAGTTGAGGTTCGTGACGATGGCATAGTGGTTAATGGAGCCAAGATACACACAACACAGGGACCGGTGGCTAACGAGATCATAGTACTGCCGTACAGAGCCCTGGTGGAGAATGATAAGGACTATGCCGTGGCCTTTGCAGTACCAGCGAACACCAAGGGCCTTAAATTCATCGTTAGGCCGGTGCTTGAGTATGATGGCAATCCCAACGCCGTTAATGCAGCAAGTAGATTTGAGGTGGAGGCATTGATCGTGTTTGATCATGTGTTTGTGCCGTGGGACAGGGTATTCATGTTTAGAGAATGGGACCTTGCAGGTCAACTGGCCTGGACCTTTGCCACGTATCATAGGTTCACGGCAATATCCTACAGGGCAGCCACTGCCAATTTATACCTAGGTGCCTCGCTTTATGCAGCTAGGGCTAATGGTATTGAGAATGCACCACATGTTAGGGATTGGCTTGTACAAATGATCATGTATAAGGAAGTATTAAGTATGGGCGCCATGGCTGCCGCCCTAGAGCCTTGGATTGATGAGGGAATAGCCATACCAAATCCAGTCTACACAAACGTGAGCAAGCTATACGCCAACGCGCACTTCATAGACGTTGTACACGGACTCATCGATATTGCAGGCGGTTTAATAGCCACAATGCCCTCACACGATGATTACGCCAATACGGAGGAAAGACAATACATAAGCAAATACCTCAGGGGCGCGATTGATGGCGATACGAGGTACAAAATAATGAGCCTAGTGAGGGAATTAGGCGCAAGCCACCTAATGGGTTACCTATTAACGGCCATGATACACGCCGAGGGATCTGAAGTAGCAAGCAAGATAGGAATGCTGAGGGAGTATAATTATAAGGAAGCCGAAGAATTAATAAATAGAATACTGAATAAAATAAAAATTTAA